The proteins below come from a single Eucalyptus grandis isolate ANBG69807.140 chromosome 3, ASM1654582v1, whole genome shotgun sequence genomic window:
- the LOC104437406 gene encoding cytosolic sulfotransferase 5, with translation MQPSQPSPLNEKYLRDDVKSLECEDLLSSLPSEEDWVPTSLRLYQGFWFPSWLLNSVVACQNHFQAHPSDILLVTSPKCGTTWLKAILFALLNRAKYSDSYSQQRHPLLTQNPHDLVPFLEFRLYLQNKNPDLTAFTSPRLLATHLPYSSLPRSVRDSNCKLVYLCRNPKDTFISMWHHFNKMRPEEKGQLPLSEGLDKFCRGVSRCGPYWDHVLGYHKASSEMPEKVLFMKYEEMKADPSVQVRRLADFMGCPFSEEELRNGTVEGILRMCSFDNLSALEVNRSGKLPTGLENKWFFRKGEVGDWVNYMSAEMGGRIDGVMEEKLHGSGLKF, from the coding sequence ATGCAACCCTCTCAACCTTCTCCTCTCAATGAAAAGTACTTGCGAGACGACGTCAAGTCACTAGAATGCGAAGACttgctctcctctctcccttcggAAGAGGACTGGGTCCCCACCTCTCTCCGCTTGTACCAGGGCTTCTGGTTCCCCTCTTGGCTCTTGAACAGCGTCGTCGCTTGCCAAAATCACTTCCAAGCTCACCCCTCCGACATCCTCCTCGTCACCAGCCCAAAATGTGGCACCACCTGGCTAAAGGCCATCCTCTTCGCTCTCTTGAACCGTGCCAAGTACTCTGACTCCTACTCACAACAACGCCACCCTCTCTTAACCCAAAACCCCCACGACCTCGTGCCCTTCTTGGAGTTCAGGCTCTATCTCCAGAATAAAAATCCTGATCTCACTGCTTTTACATCCCCGAGGCTCTTGGCCACCCACTTGCCTTATTCCTCTCTTCCACGTTCGGTGAGGGACTCCAATTGCAAGCTGGTTTACCTATGTAGGAACCCTAAAGACACTTTCATCTCGATGTGGCACCACTTCAACAAGATGAGGCCAGAAGAGAAGGGCCAGCTTCCACTCTCGGAGGGCCTCGACAAGTTCTGCCGAGGCGTGAGCAGGTGTGGGCCTTATTGGGACCATGTGCTGGGTTACCACAAGGCGAGCTCGGAGATGCCTGAGAAGGTGTTGTTCATGAAGTATGAGGAGATGAAAGCGGACCCGAGCGTTCAAGTGAGGAGGTTGGCCGATTTCATGGGGTGTCCATTCAGCGAAGAAGAACTGAGAAACGGGACCGTGGagggaatattgaggatgtgTAGCTTTGACAATTTGAGTGCATTGGAGGTGAATAGGAGCGGCAAGTTGCCAACTGGACTAGAGAACAAGTGGTTCTTCAGGAAAGGCGAGGTTGGAGATTGGGTGAATTACATGAGCGCTGAAATGGGAGGGCGAATTGACGGTGTCATGGAAGAAAAGTTGCATGGTTCTGGTTTGAAGTTTTAG